From a region of the Notolabrus celidotus isolate fNotCel1 unplaced genomic scaffold, fNotCel1.pri scaffold_114A_arrow_ctg1, whole genome shotgun sequence genome:
- the LOC117808511 gene encoding DNA ligase 1-like yields MNTPREQERMDQQSNLVTINTLRPVVCMFLDRITSGTWETVQTGRLDEETKTILTDMFVDILEIVAKSLLELLRNRLTEEERGAQKSPEVSEEEVYKRLGNLGEIVTQTVAEVQGVGNIRYSGTQEMTELLVAGVTERVNSKLSQSRNGEDVEEHKTSPGMARKMALHFKKILRKCATKMSKMLSRKKAEQEQEEEEEEEHEGEVRSVQTEEEEEVMSVTQTPGTSLQQDKPSCVESEANTFITSVISVKTILEEHLKQIDIAAIGDGLITEEDMELLNSRSSQDSEELAREIVEILTNSSQQDVVSTLNQKDKSKTVTPTKKSLRKRIASKIKALFVRKYARQSILSVTTKLSDKETSSERETEEELSVQTLLDSVDEVMNDMISYKVLENRSTSPKICLFQKLASYISSGEHDSDAEVLSEALADHLMPEEDNEVKSQVEIRTEVEGFMKRMRNWLNQQVQKCKGKKGNISMAVKQIFKVVSIQPEETSALEEETDTLTDITPKNKASQRSTSQCKEEEVPTVTQTPVTSLQQDDTSSDESEADAITKSVISVKTILEEHWREIAAVDEDGVISRKEMEQLHSRSAQDSDELAIEIVEILTNSSQQDVVSTLNQQDQSKTVTPTKKSLRKRIARKIKALFVRKYARESILSVMTKLSDKETSSQRETEEKPSVKIFLDSVDELMNDMISKVVLETGSRSEEDCLFEKIASYISCGKHDSDAELLSEALADHLMPEEDNDEMSQVEIRTEVEGFMKRMRNWLNQQVQKCKGKKGNISMAVQEISKVVSIQPEETSALEEETETFIDITPKSDERVKSATFAPEHAVPQRSTPKHAVPQQSTSQCAVPQRSTPECAVPQPSTCQCAVPQRSTSDHAVPQQSTPERAVPKRFTPHTPKLQNWDQLTCEIIVLELSRTILKDLPIDKTHSAYKATVAKLTNMLWTEVRGSEVEVDLSSVNLKKICKKVAKKLSKKVGDALLWRSLLSQTQSLNEVVVETLTKQLFPKKTSGIKRFFTRIFKPITSLFKRN; encoded by the exons atgaACACACCAAGAGAACAAGAAAGGATGGACCAACAGTCAAATCTG GTCACTATTAATACACTTCGCCCAGTTGTCTGCATGTTCCTGGACCGCATCACGTCAGGAACATGGGAAACAGTGCAGACGGGGCGTTTAGACGAGGAGACAAAGACTATCCTCACAGATATGTTTGTGGATATCCTGGAGATTGTTGCTAAATCTCTCCTGGAGTTATTAAGGAACAGgctaacagaggaagagagaggagcccAGAAGAGCCCTGAAGTATCAGAGGAGGAAGTGTACAAGCGTCTGGGTAACCTGGGTGAGATTGTCACACAGACTGTGGCGGAGGTGCAAGGCGTAGGTAACATCCGTTACTCGGGCACACAGGAGATGACGGAGCTTCTAGTCGCAGGAGTCACAGAGAGAGTCAACTCCAAACTCTCGCAAAGCCGCAATGGAGAAGACGTCGAGGAGCACAAGACTTCTCCGGGGATGGCAAGGAAGATGGCTTTACATTTCAAGAAGATCTTGAGGAAATGTGCgacaaaaatgtcaaagatgCTTTCAAGAAAGAAGGCTGAgcaagagcaggaggaggaggaggaggaggagcatgaAGGAGAGGTTAGATCTGttcaaacagaggaggaggaggaggtcatgTCAGTCACACAGACCCCTGGAACATCTCTGCAACAAGACAAACCAAGCTGTGTTGAGTCTGAAGCCAATACATTTATTACATCAGTTATATCTGTGAAGACCATCTTGGAGGAACACTTAAAACAGATAGATATTGCTGCTATTGGAGACGGTCTGATTACAGAAGAAGACATGGAGCTGCTTAATTCAAGATCCTCCCAGGATTCAGAGGAACTAGCAAGAGAGATTGTTGAGATCCTGACAAATAGCTCTCAACAGGATGTGGTTAGCACACTGAATCAAAAGGACAAATCAAAGACAGTGACACCAACCAAAAAATCACTCAGGAAGAGGATCGCCAGCAAAATCAAGGCTCTCTTTGTCAGAAAATACGCCAGACAGTCTATCCTGAGCGTGACGACCAAACTGAGTGACAAGGAAACCTCaagtgaaagagagacagaagaggaattATCAGTGCAGACTCTTCTTGACAGTGTTGATGAAGTCATGAACGACATGATCTCATACAAAGTTCTGGAAAACAGAAGCACATCACCAAAAATTTGCCTGTTTCAGAAACTTGCTAGCTACATTTCCAGCGGAGAGCATGATAGTGATGCTGAGGTGCTGAGTGAAGCCCTGGCTGATCATCTGATGCCTGAAGAAGACAATGAAGTAAAGTCTCAGGTGGAGATCCGGACAGAAGTAGAGGGTTtcatgaagaggatgaggaactGGCTCAATCAGCAGGTACAAAAGTGTAAAGGAAAGAAGGGCAACATCAGTATGGCTGTGAAACAGATCTTTAAGGTTGTGAGCATTCAGCCAGAAGAAACAAGTGCTCTGGAAGAAGAGACGGACACTTTGACCGACATCACACCTAAGAATAAGGCAAGCCAAAGGTCCACATCTCAgtgtaaggaggaggaggtcccGACAGTCACACAGACCCCTGTAACTTCTCTTCAACAAGACGATACAAGCAGTGATGAGTCTGAAGCCGATGCAATTACTAAATCAGTTATATCTGTGAAGACCATCTTGGAGGAACATTGGAGAGAGATAGCTGCTGTTGATGAAGACGGTGTGATTTCAAGGAAAGAAATGGAGCAGCTTCATTCAAGATCTGCCCAGGATTCAGATGAACTAGCAATAGAGATTGTTGAGATCCTGACAAATAGCTCTCAACAGGATGTGGTTAGCACACTGAATCAACAGGACCAATCAAAGACAGTGACACCAACCAAAAAATCACTCAGGAAGAGGATCGCCAGAAAAATCAAGGCTCTCTTTGTCAGAAAATACGCCAGAGAGTCTATCCTGAGCGTGATGACCAAACTGAGTGACAAGGAAACCTCAagtcaaagagagacagaagagaaaccATCAGTGAAGATTTTTCTTGACAGTGTTGATGAACTCATGAACGACATGATCTCAAAGGTAGTTCTGGAAACCGGGAGCCGTTCAGAAGAGGATTGCCTGTTTGAGAAGATTGCAAGCTACATTTCTTGTGGAAAGCATGATAGTGATGCTGAGTTGCTGAGTGAAGCCCTGGCCGATCATCTGATGCCTGAAGAAGACAATGACGAAATGTCTCAGGTGGAGATCCGGACAGAAGTAGAGGGATtcatgaagaggatgaggaactGGCTCAATCAGCAGGTACAAAAGTGcaaaggaaagaagggaaaCATCAGTATGGCTGTTCAAGAGATCTCAAAGGTTGTGAGCATTCAGCCAGAAGAAACGAGTGCTCTGGAAGAAGAGACGGAGACTTTCATCGACATCACACCTAAGAGTGACGAAAGAGTGAAGAGCGCGACATTCGCCCCTGAGCATGCAGTACCCCAAAGATCCACACCTAAACATGCAGTACCCCAACAATCCACATCTCAGTGTGCAGTACCCCAACGATCCACACCTGAGTGTGCAGTACCCCAACCATCCACATGTCAGTGTGCAGTACCCCAAAGATCCACATCTGACCATGCAGTACCCCAACAATCCACACCTGAGCGTGCAGTACCCAAACGATTTACACCTCACACCCCCAAACTCCAAAACTGGGACCAACTGACCTGTGAAATCATCGTGTTGGAGCTGTCACGCACCATCCTGAAAGATCTCCCCATCGATAAGACCCACAGCGCCTACAAAGCCACCGTAGCCAAGTTGACCAACATGCTCTGGACAGAGGTAAGAGGCtcagaagttgaagtggatttaaGTTCAGTGAACTTGAAGAAGATCTGCAAGAAGGTTGCCAAGAAGCTGTCTAAGAAGGTAGGTGATGCGTTGCTCTGGAGGAGCCTGCTGTCACAGACTCAGTCATTGAACGAGGTAGTGGTGGAAACTCTGACTAAACAGCTTTTCCCAAAGAAGACCAGCGGCATCAAAAGGTTCTTCACACGTATATTCAAGCCCATCACTTCCCTCTTCAAACGTAACTAA